One Manduca sexta isolate Smith_Timp_Sample1 chromosome 26, JHU_Msex_v1.0, whole genome shotgun sequence genomic region harbors:
- the LOC115450696 gene encoding transcription factor cwo isoform X2, which yields MMNVLLTPYSKADTDQLLVGIRYYNSNDGFGRASGEQLNFAAPSEDETEYPPGAYLKKGKQDPMSHRIIEKRRRDRMNNCLADLSRLIPPEYLKKGRGRVEKTEIIEMAIRHLKYLQDRVNAAERQAGEDYRAGYQEAVAEAVRFLVEVQGYGPGDGLCVSMASHLQRHCEVVTKGEPLGRDKPRSHPGSSSETASSSSSSHGYALKAPVIAQAPPPAPPPFAQEPYDDRQPEAVYPMDCDRVSVSQVSIATSSDALQESEPLPLDARRKCELTLRTVRKPDHGDDYLHSYKFKNSIERRFSRSQDERGCCQAAETAARGAHAHAKLYSHKRRRAAKPAPSTSTSASGSTEDARDTSPQDTSSDSPHHHHYEKPPPPTQYVPVFALNALGKYYVPLSVEYACLARHLGPYDVLDARAVQLAAPLHPVTIHVNFQPCLNYHVKREPADRDWRAV from the exons ATGATGAACGTGTTATTGACTCCCTACTCGAAGGCGGACACCGATCAGCTGTTAGTCGGCATTCGCTA CTACAATTCCAACGATGGGTTCGGGCGAGCGTCGGGGGAGCAGCTCAATTTCGCCGCGCCTTCGGAGGACGAAACGGAATACCCGCCCGGCGCGTACCTCAAGAAGGGGAAG CAAGATCCGATGTCGCACCGAATAATCGAGAAGCGTCGGCGCGACCGTATGAACAACTGTCTCGCGGACCTGTCTCGGCTCATTCCGCCCGAGTATCTGAAGAAGGGCCGCGGCAGAGTCGAGAAGACTGAAATCATCGAGATGGCCATCCGACATCTCAAGTACCTGCAGGACCGCGTCAATG ctgccgaACGCCAGGCCGGCGAGGACTACAGGGCGGGGTACCAGGAGGCGGTGGCGGAGGCGGTCAGGTTTCTAGTTGAAGTGCAAGGTTACGGGCCCGGCGATGGACTGTGCGTGTCAATGGCGTCGCATCTGCAGAGACACTGTGAAGTTGTTACTAAAG GCGAGCCGCTCGGCCGCGACAAGCCGCGCTCGCACCCCGGCTCGTCGTCGGAGACGGCCAGCTCGTCGAGCAGCTCGCACGGGTACGCGCTGAAGGCGCCGGTGATTGCGCaggcgccgccgcccgcgcctccGCCCTTCGCGCAGGAGCCCTACGACGACCGGCAGCCAGAGGCCGTGTACCCCATGGATTGTGATAGGG tgTCAGTGAGCCAGGTGTCGATAGCGACGAGCAGCGACGCGCTGCAGGAGTCGGAGCCGCTGCCGCTGGACGCGCGGCGCAAGTGCGAGCTGACGCTGCGGACCGTGCGCAAGCCCGACCACGGCGACGACTACCTGCACTCCTACAAGTTCAAGAACTCCATCGAGAGGCGATTCTCCAGGTCACAGGACGAG aggGGATGTTGTCAGGCGGCGGAgacggcggcgcgcggcgcgcacgcgcacgccaAGCTCTACTCGCACAagcggcgccgcgccgccaAGCCCGCGCCCTCCACCTCCACCTCCGCCTCCGGCTCCACCGAGGACGCGCGGGACACCTCGCCACAG GACACGTCAAGCGATTCACCACACCACCATCATTATGAGAAGCCACCACCGCCGACGCAATATGTTCCGGTCTTCGCTTTAAATGCTTTGG GCAAGTACTACGTGCCGCTGAGCGTGGAGTACGCGTGCCTGGCGCGGCACCTCGGGCCGTACGACGTGCTGGACGCGCGCGCGGTGCAGCTGGCGGCGCCGCTGCACCCCGTCACCATCCACGTCAACTTTCAGCCCTGCCTCAACTACCACGTGAAGCGCGAGCCCGCCGACCGCGACTGGCGCGCCGTCTGA
- the LOC115450696 gene encoding transcription factor cwo isoform X4: MMNVLLTPYSKADTDQLLVGIRYYNSNDGFGRASGEQLNFAAPSEDETEYPPGAYLKKGKVSRQDPMSHRIIEKRRRDRMNNCLADLSRLIPPEYLKKGRGRVEKTEIIEMAIRHLKYLQDRVNAAERQAGEDYRAGYQEAVAEAVRFLVEVQGYGPGDGLCVSMASHLQRHCEVVTKGEPLGRDKPRSHPGSSSETASSSSSSHGYALKAPVIAQAPPPAPPPFAQEPYDDRQPEAVYPMDCDRVSVSQVSIATSSDALQESEPLPLDARRKCELTLRTVRKPDHGDDYLHSYKFKNSIERRFSRSQDEAAETAARGAHAHAKLYSHKRRRAAKPAPSTSTSASGSTEDARDTSPQDTSSDSPHHHHYEKPPPPTQYVPVFALNALGKYYVPLSVEYACLARHLGPYDVLDARAVQLAAPLHPVTIHVNFQPCLNYHVKREPADRDWRAV; the protein is encoded by the exons ATGATGAACGTGTTATTGACTCCCTACTCGAAGGCGGACACCGATCAGCTGTTAGTCGGCATTCGCTA CTACAATTCCAACGATGGGTTCGGGCGAGCGTCGGGGGAGCAGCTCAATTTCGCCGCGCCTTCGGAGGACGAAACGGAATACCCGCCCGGCGCGTACCTCAAGAAGGGGAAGGTCTCGAGG CAAGATCCGATGTCGCACCGAATAATCGAGAAGCGTCGGCGCGACCGTATGAACAACTGTCTCGCGGACCTGTCTCGGCTCATTCCGCCCGAGTATCTGAAGAAGGGCCGCGGCAGAGTCGAGAAGACTGAAATCATCGAGATGGCCATCCGACATCTCAAGTACCTGCAGGACCGCGTCAATG ctgccgaACGCCAGGCCGGCGAGGACTACAGGGCGGGGTACCAGGAGGCGGTGGCGGAGGCGGTCAGGTTTCTAGTTGAAGTGCAAGGTTACGGGCCCGGCGATGGACTGTGCGTGTCAATGGCGTCGCATCTGCAGAGACACTGTGAAGTTGTTACTAAAG GCGAGCCGCTCGGCCGCGACAAGCCGCGCTCGCACCCCGGCTCGTCGTCGGAGACGGCCAGCTCGTCGAGCAGCTCGCACGGGTACGCGCTGAAGGCGCCGGTGATTGCGCaggcgccgccgcccgcgcctccGCCCTTCGCGCAGGAGCCCTACGACGACCGGCAGCCAGAGGCCGTGTACCCCATGGATTGTGATAGGG tgTCAGTGAGCCAGGTGTCGATAGCGACGAGCAGCGACGCGCTGCAGGAGTCGGAGCCGCTGCCGCTGGACGCGCGGCGCAAGTGCGAGCTGACGCTGCGGACCGTGCGCAAGCCCGACCACGGCGACGACTACCTGCACTCCTACAAGTTCAAGAACTCCATCGAGAGGCGATTCTCCAGGTCACAGGACGAG GCGGCGGAgacggcggcgcgcggcgcgcacgcgcacgccaAGCTCTACTCGCACAagcggcgccgcgccgccaAGCCCGCGCCCTCCACCTCCACCTCCGCCTCCGGCTCCACCGAGGACGCGCGGGACACCTCGCCACAG GACACGTCAAGCGATTCACCACACCACCATCATTATGAGAAGCCACCACCGCCGACGCAATATGTTCCGGTCTTCGCTTTAAATGCTTTGG GCAAGTACTACGTGCCGCTGAGCGTGGAGTACGCGTGCCTGGCGCGGCACCTCGGGCCGTACGACGTGCTGGACGCGCGCGCGGTGCAGCTGGCGGCGCCGCTGCACCCCGTCACCATCCACGTCAACTTTCAGCCCTGCCTCAACTACCACGTGAAGCGCGAGCCCGCCGACCGCGACTGGCGCGCCGTCTGA
- the LOC115450696 gene encoding transcription factor cwo isoform X1: MMNVLLTPYSKADTDQLLVGIRYYNSNDGFGRASGEQLNFAAPSEDETEYPPGAYLKKGKVSRQDPMSHRIIEKRRRDRMNNCLADLSRLIPPEYLKKGRGRVEKTEIIEMAIRHLKYLQDRVNAAERQAGEDYRAGYQEAVAEAVRFLVEVQGYGPGDGLCVSMASHLQRHCEVVTKGEPLGRDKPRSHPGSSSETASSSSSSHGYALKAPVIAQAPPPAPPPFAQEPYDDRQPEAVYPMDCDRVSVSQVSIATSSDALQESEPLPLDARRKCELTLRTVRKPDHGDDYLHSYKFKNSIERRFSRSQDERGCCQAAETAARGAHAHAKLYSHKRRRAAKPAPSTSTSASGSTEDARDTSPQDTSSDSPHHHHYEKPPPPTQYVPVFALNALGKYYVPLSVEYACLARHLGPYDVLDARAVQLAAPLHPVTIHVNFQPCLNYHVKREPADRDWRAV, from the exons ATGATGAACGTGTTATTGACTCCCTACTCGAAGGCGGACACCGATCAGCTGTTAGTCGGCATTCGCTA CTACAATTCCAACGATGGGTTCGGGCGAGCGTCGGGGGAGCAGCTCAATTTCGCCGCGCCTTCGGAGGACGAAACGGAATACCCGCCCGGCGCGTACCTCAAGAAGGGGAAGGTCTCGAGG CAAGATCCGATGTCGCACCGAATAATCGAGAAGCGTCGGCGCGACCGTATGAACAACTGTCTCGCGGACCTGTCTCGGCTCATTCCGCCCGAGTATCTGAAGAAGGGCCGCGGCAGAGTCGAGAAGACTGAAATCATCGAGATGGCCATCCGACATCTCAAGTACCTGCAGGACCGCGTCAATG ctgccgaACGCCAGGCCGGCGAGGACTACAGGGCGGGGTACCAGGAGGCGGTGGCGGAGGCGGTCAGGTTTCTAGTTGAAGTGCAAGGTTACGGGCCCGGCGATGGACTGTGCGTGTCAATGGCGTCGCATCTGCAGAGACACTGTGAAGTTGTTACTAAAG GCGAGCCGCTCGGCCGCGACAAGCCGCGCTCGCACCCCGGCTCGTCGTCGGAGACGGCCAGCTCGTCGAGCAGCTCGCACGGGTACGCGCTGAAGGCGCCGGTGATTGCGCaggcgccgccgcccgcgcctccGCCCTTCGCGCAGGAGCCCTACGACGACCGGCAGCCAGAGGCCGTGTACCCCATGGATTGTGATAGGG tgTCAGTGAGCCAGGTGTCGATAGCGACGAGCAGCGACGCGCTGCAGGAGTCGGAGCCGCTGCCGCTGGACGCGCGGCGCAAGTGCGAGCTGACGCTGCGGACCGTGCGCAAGCCCGACCACGGCGACGACTACCTGCACTCCTACAAGTTCAAGAACTCCATCGAGAGGCGATTCTCCAGGTCACAGGACGAG aggGGATGTTGTCAGGCGGCGGAgacggcggcgcgcggcgcgcacgcgcacgccaAGCTCTACTCGCACAagcggcgccgcgccgccaAGCCCGCGCCCTCCACCTCCACCTCCGCCTCCGGCTCCACCGAGGACGCGCGGGACACCTCGCCACAG GACACGTCAAGCGATTCACCACACCACCATCATTATGAGAAGCCACCACCGCCGACGCAATATGTTCCGGTCTTCGCTTTAAATGCTTTGG GCAAGTACTACGTGCCGCTGAGCGTGGAGTACGCGTGCCTGGCGCGGCACCTCGGGCCGTACGACGTGCTGGACGCGCGCGCGGTGCAGCTGGCGGCGCCGCTGCACCCCGTCACCATCCACGTCAACTTTCAGCCCTGCCTCAACTACCACGTGAAGCGCGAGCCCGCCGACCGCGACTGGCGCGCCGTCTGA
- the LOC115450696 gene encoding transcription factor cwo isoform X6, translating to METRNYWEENGHAVKYDNYNSNDGFGRASGEQLNFAAPSEDETEYPPGAYLKKGKVSRQDPMSHRIIEKRRRDRMNNCLADLSRLIPPEYLKKGRGRVEKTEIIEMAIRHLKYLQDRVNAAERQAGEDYRAGYQEAVAEAVRFLVEVQGYGPGDGLCVSMASHLQRHCEVVTKGEPLGRDKPRSHPGSSSETASSSSSSHGYALKAPVIAQAPPPAPPPFAQEPYDDRQPEAVYPMDCDRVSVSQVSIATSSDALQESEPLPLDARRKCELTLRTVRKPDHGDDYLHSYKFKNSIERRFSRSQDEAAETAARGAHAHAKLYSHKRRRAAKPAPSTSTSASGSTEDARDTSPQDTSSDSPHHHHYEKPPPPTQYVPVFALNALGKYYVPLSVEYACLARHLGPYDVLDARAVQLAAPLHPVTIHVNFQPCLNYHVKREPADRDWRAV from the exons CTACAATTCCAACGATGGGTTCGGGCGAGCGTCGGGGGAGCAGCTCAATTTCGCCGCGCCTTCGGAGGACGAAACGGAATACCCGCCCGGCGCGTACCTCAAGAAGGGGAAGGTCTCGAGG CAAGATCCGATGTCGCACCGAATAATCGAGAAGCGTCGGCGCGACCGTATGAACAACTGTCTCGCGGACCTGTCTCGGCTCATTCCGCCCGAGTATCTGAAGAAGGGCCGCGGCAGAGTCGAGAAGACTGAAATCATCGAGATGGCCATCCGACATCTCAAGTACCTGCAGGACCGCGTCAATG ctgccgaACGCCAGGCCGGCGAGGACTACAGGGCGGGGTACCAGGAGGCGGTGGCGGAGGCGGTCAGGTTTCTAGTTGAAGTGCAAGGTTACGGGCCCGGCGATGGACTGTGCGTGTCAATGGCGTCGCATCTGCAGAGACACTGTGAAGTTGTTACTAAAG GCGAGCCGCTCGGCCGCGACAAGCCGCGCTCGCACCCCGGCTCGTCGTCGGAGACGGCCAGCTCGTCGAGCAGCTCGCACGGGTACGCGCTGAAGGCGCCGGTGATTGCGCaggcgccgccgcccgcgcctccGCCCTTCGCGCAGGAGCCCTACGACGACCGGCAGCCAGAGGCCGTGTACCCCATGGATTGTGATAGGG tgTCAGTGAGCCAGGTGTCGATAGCGACGAGCAGCGACGCGCTGCAGGAGTCGGAGCCGCTGCCGCTGGACGCGCGGCGCAAGTGCGAGCTGACGCTGCGGACCGTGCGCAAGCCCGACCACGGCGACGACTACCTGCACTCCTACAAGTTCAAGAACTCCATCGAGAGGCGATTCTCCAGGTCACAGGACGAG GCGGCGGAgacggcggcgcgcggcgcgcacgcgcacgccaAGCTCTACTCGCACAagcggcgccgcgccgccaAGCCCGCGCCCTCCACCTCCACCTCCGCCTCCGGCTCCACCGAGGACGCGCGGGACACCTCGCCACAG GACACGTCAAGCGATTCACCACACCACCATCATTATGAGAAGCCACCACCGCCGACGCAATATGTTCCGGTCTTCGCTTTAAATGCTTTGG GCAAGTACTACGTGCCGCTGAGCGTGGAGTACGCGTGCCTGGCGCGGCACCTCGGGCCGTACGACGTGCTGGACGCGCGCGCGGTGCAGCTGGCGGCGCCGCTGCACCCCGTCACCATCCACGTCAACTTTCAGCCCTGCCTCAACTACCACGTGAAGCGCGAGCCCGCCGACCGCGACTGGCGCGCCGTCTGA
- the LOC115450696 gene encoding transcription factor cwo isoform X3, whose protein sequence is METRNYWEENGHAVKYDNYNSNDGFGRASGEQLNFAAPSEDETEYPPGAYLKKGKVSRQDPMSHRIIEKRRRDRMNNCLADLSRLIPPEYLKKGRGRVEKTEIIEMAIRHLKYLQDRVNAAERQAGEDYRAGYQEAVAEAVRFLVEVQGYGPGDGLCVSMASHLQRHCEVVTKGEPLGRDKPRSHPGSSSETASSSSSSHGYALKAPVIAQAPPPAPPPFAQEPYDDRQPEAVYPMDCDRVSVSQVSIATSSDALQESEPLPLDARRKCELTLRTVRKPDHGDDYLHSYKFKNSIERRFSRSQDERGCCQAAETAARGAHAHAKLYSHKRRRAAKPAPSTSTSASGSTEDARDTSPQDTSSDSPHHHHYEKPPPPTQYVPVFALNALGKYYVPLSVEYACLARHLGPYDVLDARAVQLAAPLHPVTIHVNFQPCLNYHVKREPADRDWRAV, encoded by the exons CTACAATTCCAACGATGGGTTCGGGCGAGCGTCGGGGGAGCAGCTCAATTTCGCCGCGCCTTCGGAGGACGAAACGGAATACCCGCCCGGCGCGTACCTCAAGAAGGGGAAGGTCTCGAGG CAAGATCCGATGTCGCACCGAATAATCGAGAAGCGTCGGCGCGACCGTATGAACAACTGTCTCGCGGACCTGTCTCGGCTCATTCCGCCCGAGTATCTGAAGAAGGGCCGCGGCAGAGTCGAGAAGACTGAAATCATCGAGATGGCCATCCGACATCTCAAGTACCTGCAGGACCGCGTCAATG ctgccgaACGCCAGGCCGGCGAGGACTACAGGGCGGGGTACCAGGAGGCGGTGGCGGAGGCGGTCAGGTTTCTAGTTGAAGTGCAAGGTTACGGGCCCGGCGATGGACTGTGCGTGTCAATGGCGTCGCATCTGCAGAGACACTGTGAAGTTGTTACTAAAG GCGAGCCGCTCGGCCGCGACAAGCCGCGCTCGCACCCCGGCTCGTCGTCGGAGACGGCCAGCTCGTCGAGCAGCTCGCACGGGTACGCGCTGAAGGCGCCGGTGATTGCGCaggcgccgccgcccgcgcctccGCCCTTCGCGCAGGAGCCCTACGACGACCGGCAGCCAGAGGCCGTGTACCCCATGGATTGTGATAGGG tgTCAGTGAGCCAGGTGTCGATAGCGACGAGCAGCGACGCGCTGCAGGAGTCGGAGCCGCTGCCGCTGGACGCGCGGCGCAAGTGCGAGCTGACGCTGCGGACCGTGCGCAAGCCCGACCACGGCGACGACTACCTGCACTCCTACAAGTTCAAGAACTCCATCGAGAGGCGATTCTCCAGGTCACAGGACGAG aggGGATGTTGTCAGGCGGCGGAgacggcggcgcgcggcgcgcacgcgcacgccaAGCTCTACTCGCACAagcggcgccgcgccgccaAGCCCGCGCCCTCCACCTCCACCTCCGCCTCCGGCTCCACCGAGGACGCGCGGGACACCTCGCCACAG GACACGTCAAGCGATTCACCACACCACCATCATTATGAGAAGCCACCACCGCCGACGCAATATGTTCCGGTCTTCGCTTTAAATGCTTTGG GCAAGTACTACGTGCCGCTGAGCGTGGAGTACGCGTGCCTGGCGCGGCACCTCGGGCCGTACGACGTGCTGGACGCGCGCGCGGTGCAGCTGGCGGCGCCGCTGCACCCCGTCACCATCCACGTCAACTTTCAGCCCTGCCTCAACTACCACGTGAAGCGCGAGCCCGCCGACCGCGACTGGCGCGCCGTCTGA
- the LOC115450696 gene encoding transcription factor cwo isoform X5 has translation METRNYWEENGHAVKYDNYNSNDGFGRASGEQLNFAAPSEDETEYPPGAYLKKGKQDPMSHRIIEKRRRDRMNNCLADLSRLIPPEYLKKGRGRVEKTEIIEMAIRHLKYLQDRVNAAERQAGEDYRAGYQEAVAEAVRFLVEVQGYGPGDGLCVSMASHLQRHCEVVTKGEPLGRDKPRSHPGSSSETASSSSSSHGYALKAPVIAQAPPPAPPPFAQEPYDDRQPEAVYPMDCDRVSVSQVSIATSSDALQESEPLPLDARRKCELTLRTVRKPDHGDDYLHSYKFKNSIERRFSRSQDERGCCQAAETAARGAHAHAKLYSHKRRRAAKPAPSTSTSASGSTEDARDTSPQDTSSDSPHHHHYEKPPPPTQYVPVFALNALGKYYVPLSVEYACLARHLGPYDVLDARAVQLAAPLHPVTIHVNFQPCLNYHVKREPADRDWRAV, from the exons CTACAATTCCAACGATGGGTTCGGGCGAGCGTCGGGGGAGCAGCTCAATTTCGCCGCGCCTTCGGAGGACGAAACGGAATACCCGCCCGGCGCGTACCTCAAGAAGGGGAAG CAAGATCCGATGTCGCACCGAATAATCGAGAAGCGTCGGCGCGACCGTATGAACAACTGTCTCGCGGACCTGTCTCGGCTCATTCCGCCCGAGTATCTGAAGAAGGGCCGCGGCAGAGTCGAGAAGACTGAAATCATCGAGATGGCCATCCGACATCTCAAGTACCTGCAGGACCGCGTCAATG ctgccgaACGCCAGGCCGGCGAGGACTACAGGGCGGGGTACCAGGAGGCGGTGGCGGAGGCGGTCAGGTTTCTAGTTGAAGTGCAAGGTTACGGGCCCGGCGATGGACTGTGCGTGTCAATGGCGTCGCATCTGCAGAGACACTGTGAAGTTGTTACTAAAG GCGAGCCGCTCGGCCGCGACAAGCCGCGCTCGCACCCCGGCTCGTCGTCGGAGACGGCCAGCTCGTCGAGCAGCTCGCACGGGTACGCGCTGAAGGCGCCGGTGATTGCGCaggcgccgccgcccgcgcctccGCCCTTCGCGCAGGAGCCCTACGACGACCGGCAGCCAGAGGCCGTGTACCCCATGGATTGTGATAGGG tgTCAGTGAGCCAGGTGTCGATAGCGACGAGCAGCGACGCGCTGCAGGAGTCGGAGCCGCTGCCGCTGGACGCGCGGCGCAAGTGCGAGCTGACGCTGCGGACCGTGCGCAAGCCCGACCACGGCGACGACTACCTGCACTCCTACAAGTTCAAGAACTCCATCGAGAGGCGATTCTCCAGGTCACAGGACGAG aggGGATGTTGTCAGGCGGCGGAgacggcggcgcgcggcgcgcacgcgcacgccaAGCTCTACTCGCACAagcggcgccgcgccgccaAGCCCGCGCCCTCCACCTCCACCTCCGCCTCCGGCTCCACCGAGGACGCGCGGGACACCTCGCCACAG GACACGTCAAGCGATTCACCACACCACCATCATTATGAGAAGCCACCACCGCCGACGCAATATGTTCCGGTCTTCGCTTTAAATGCTTTGG GCAAGTACTACGTGCCGCTGAGCGTGGAGTACGCGTGCCTGGCGCGGCACCTCGGGCCGTACGACGTGCTGGACGCGCGCGCGGTGCAGCTGGCGGCGCCGCTGCACCCCGTCACCATCCACGTCAACTTTCAGCCCTGCCTCAACTACCACGTGAAGCGCGAGCCCGCCGACCGCGACTGGCGCGCCGTCTGA
- the LOC115450696 gene encoding transcription factor cwo isoform X7, translating into METRNYWEENGHAVKYDNYNSNDGFGRASGEQLNFAAPSEDETEYPPGAYLKKGKQDPMSHRIIEKRRRDRMNNCLADLSRLIPPEYLKKGRGRVEKTEIIEMAIRHLKYLQDRVNAAERQAGEDYRAGYQEAVAEAVRFLVEVQGYGPGDGLCVSMASHLQRHCEVVTKGEPLGRDKPRSHPGSSSETASSSSSSHGYALKAPVIAQAPPPAPPPFAQEPYDDRQPEAVYPMDCDRVSVSQVSIATSSDALQESEPLPLDARRKCELTLRTVRKPDHGDDYLHSYKFKNSIERRFSRSQDEAAETAARGAHAHAKLYSHKRRRAAKPAPSTSTSASGSTEDARDTSPQDTSSDSPHHHHYEKPPPPTQYVPVFALNALGKYYVPLSVEYACLARHLGPYDVLDARAVQLAAPLHPVTIHVNFQPCLNYHVKREPADRDWRAV; encoded by the exons CTACAATTCCAACGATGGGTTCGGGCGAGCGTCGGGGGAGCAGCTCAATTTCGCCGCGCCTTCGGAGGACGAAACGGAATACCCGCCCGGCGCGTACCTCAAGAAGGGGAAG CAAGATCCGATGTCGCACCGAATAATCGAGAAGCGTCGGCGCGACCGTATGAACAACTGTCTCGCGGACCTGTCTCGGCTCATTCCGCCCGAGTATCTGAAGAAGGGCCGCGGCAGAGTCGAGAAGACTGAAATCATCGAGATGGCCATCCGACATCTCAAGTACCTGCAGGACCGCGTCAATG ctgccgaACGCCAGGCCGGCGAGGACTACAGGGCGGGGTACCAGGAGGCGGTGGCGGAGGCGGTCAGGTTTCTAGTTGAAGTGCAAGGTTACGGGCCCGGCGATGGACTGTGCGTGTCAATGGCGTCGCATCTGCAGAGACACTGTGAAGTTGTTACTAAAG GCGAGCCGCTCGGCCGCGACAAGCCGCGCTCGCACCCCGGCTCGTCGTCGGAGACGGCCAGCTCGTCGAGCAGCTCGCACGGGTACGCGCTGAAGGCGCCGGTGATTGCGCaggcgccgccgcccgcgcctccGCCCTTCGCGCAGGAGCCCTACGACGACCGGCAGCCAGAGGCCGTGTACCCCATGGATTGTGATAGGG tgTCAGTGAGCCAGGTGTCGATAGCGACGAGCAGCGACGCGCTGCAGGAGTCGGAGCCGCTGCCGCTGGACGCGCGGCGCAAGTGCGAGCTGACGCTGCGGACCGTGCGCAAGCCCGACCACGGCGACGACTACCTGCACTCCTACAAGTTCAAGAACTCCATCGAGAGGCGATTCTCCAGGTCACAGGACGAG GCGGCGGAgacggcggcgcgcggcgcgcacgcgcacgccaAGCTCTACTCGCACAagcggcgccgcgccgccaAGCCCGCGCCCTCCACCTCCACCTCCGCCTCCGGCTCCACCGAGGACGCGCGGGACACCTCGCCACAG GACACGTCAAGCGATTCACCACACCACCATCATTATGAGAAGCCACCACCGCCGACGCAATATGTTCCGGTCTTCGCTTTAAATGCTTTGG GCAAGTACTACGTGCCGCTGAGCGTGGAGTACGCGTGCCTGGCGCGGCACCTCGGGCCGTACGACGTGCTGGACGCGCGCGCGGTGCAGCTGGCGGCGCCGCTGCACCCCGTCACCATCCACGTCAACTTTCAGCCCTGCCTCAACTACCACGTGAAGCGCGAGCCCGCCGACCGCGACTGGCGCGCCGTCTGA